The DNA window AGTTGTCTACTTTTTTAGCAGCAGCAAACATTAATGCTTCCCAGATTTGTCCTTCTTGTAATTCTCCATCTCCATGAAGGGTATACACTAAAGATGAATCTCCATCTAATTTTTTAGCTAAAGCTACTCCTATTCCTACAGATAAACCTTGACCAAGAGAACCAGAACTCATTCTGATGCCTTCTAAATGTTCGTGTGTAGTTGGGTGACCTTGCAATCTAGAATTTAATTTTCTAAAAGTAGAAAGTTCAGAAATTGGGAAAAATCCGTTTCTTGCTAATGTAGAATAGAAAACGGGAGAAATGTGACCGTTAGAAAGGTAGAAATGATCTTCGCCTTTTCCTTCCATAGAGAAAGGGAGTTTGTAGTTCATCACTTTGCCATAAAGCGCTGTGAAATATTCTACACAGCCAAGACTTCCACCTGGGTGTCCTGAATTTACGGCGTGAACCATTCTTAAAATGTCTCTTCTGATTTGTGTTGCCTGAGCTTTTAACTCTTCAATAGATTTACTCATGATTTATAAAATAAGTTTTGCAAATTTACTAAATTTAAGGGGCATGAAAGAATTAAAAATGAAAAGATTTCTTACTTTTTGAAATAAAAAATTCGGCAATGATTTACCGAATTTTTTAAAATTTATTTCTTTCTGATGAGCCAAAGTCCTAAAAAGGTGATGATGCCGTTAATAATTAAGACTTCTATTCCTATTTGGTAGGCGTATTCTGCTTTTTCTAGATAAGTACTGAGTGCATAAGTGATGATGGGTGCCGCTAAACAAACCCAAAGTGTCAATTTATCTTTAATCTGATGTTTAGTCAGAATTCCAAATGCGAATAAGCCCAAAAGTGGACCATAAGTATATCCTGCGATTTTTAGAATTAAGCCAATGATGGATTTGTCATTGATAACTTTAAAAATAATAACCAAAATCAAGAAAATTAAAGTAAACGTTAGGTGAACTATTTTTCTGGTTTTAGAATTTTCAACTTCTGATTTTTGATTTCTGTTGATGCCTAAAATATCAATACAAAATGAAGAAGTAAGTGCTGTAATTGCACCATCTGCAGAAGGAAATAGCGCAGAAATAAGTCCAATAATGAAAACCACACCAATAATGGGCGACATTTTTTGGAACGCTAAAATAGGATATAAATCGTCTCCTTTTGCATCTACTCCAATTTGAGCAGCGTACATATAAAGAAGTCCGCCCATAAAAAGGAAAATGAAATTTACAATCACCATTACCACCGAAAAAGTGAACATGTTTTTCTGTGAATTTCCTAATTTTTCGATGGAAATATTTTTTTGCATCATTTCTTGGTCAAGACCTGTCATAGAAATGGTAATGAACATTCCTCCGAGAATTGATTTTAAGAAAAAATCTTTAGAATTAATATCTAAAACAAACATATTATCATAACCCAAACCTTGAAATTGAGTCCACGTTTCGCCAATTCCTAAATTCATTTTGGTAAGGATATAACCTACAGTAATAAGCAATGCTCCTAACATGAAAACGGTCTGCAAAGTGTCTGTCCAAACGATAGTTTTCACACCACCTTTAAAAGTATAAGCTAAAATCATTAATAAAATAGCGACAGAAATGGCAACAAAACTCCAAGAAATATCGGTAGCTTTCGTAATGTCATTATGGAAAATAAGTAAGTCTAAAATATTGATAACCAAATACAAACGAGCAGTGGCGCCTAAAGTTCTAGAAATAATGAAAAAAATAGCGCCAGTTTGGTAAGAATTAAACCCAAATCTTTCGTTGAGGTAAGTGTAAATAGAAGTGAGTTTCAGTTTATAATACAAAGGAAGTAAGACAAATGCCACTACAAAATATCCTAAAAAATAACCTAAAACTACTTGGAAATAAGTAAAACCACCTGTTCCTACCGTTCCAGGAACCGACACAAATGTTACTCCAGAAAGGGAAGTGCCAATCATTCCAAAAGCTACTAAAAGCCAGTTAGAATTTTTATTTCCTATAAAAAATGTTTGGTTATTTGCATTTCTAGAAGTGTAGTAAGAAACGCCAAGTAGCGCCAGAAAATAAACGGATAAAATTACTCCTACAAAAACTGGATTCATTGATTTGATTTTAAGTTGAGCAAATATAGTTTTTTTAGCGTTTTCAGAAAGTTATTTCAGGGAAAGATTTTAAGATTTCATATTATCGCCATCTCTGAAATGGAGTCTTCTAAAGACGAAACCAGATAAAATAGTGAGAATTCCCATCACCAAAAAAGTATATCGAAAAGCATTGTGAATGTTTCCTTTGATAAGTTGCGTATCACCTTCAAAAAGTTTTAAAATGATTAAACCAAATGCAATTCCAAATCCTATGGCAATTTGTTGATTTACAGAAATTAAAGAGTTTCCACTACTCGTGTGACTATCTCGTAAATCCGAAATAGAAATAGTATTCATAGAGGTAAATTGAATAGAATTAAAAAATCCTAAAACCAAAATTAAAGGTATAAACCAATAAATAGATGTGTTAATTCCTGGGATTGCCATTAAACAAATGAGTGTTCCAATAAGAAAAGTATTGAACATCAATGTTTTTCTGTAGCCAAAACGATTCAGGATTTTAATAACGGCAGATTTTCCAAACATGGCAGTGATTGCCATCGGAGCTACAATCCATCCAGAAACTACAGCAGATTGTCCGTAAGCAATTTGAATCATCAAAGGAATCAAAAGCGGAATTGAGCTTATGCCTAATCTGGTAGCTAGATTTCCTAAAAATCCCACTCTGAAGGTTCTTACCATGAATAATTCTAAGGGGAAAATAGGATTTTCTTCTTTTTTGGCGTGTCTGTAATAGAGATAAATAAAAATAAAACCCATTAAAAATACCAATAGAACAGGAGTTATATTTTTAGCATTACCCATCCATTCTAGTGATATAGAAAGCAACAAAGACGCTGCTGCAAAAAATAGAAAACCTTTAAAATCAAAATCTATGATTTTTGAAAAGTAATTTGGCATATATTTTACACTCAGCACAATTCCTAAAATTCCAATTGGTAGATTCATTAAAAATATCCAATGCCAAGAAAGATAATCTACCATATAACCTCCAATTAATGGACCGAGAACTGGGCCAATTAAAGCGGGGATAATGGCGAAATTCATCGCTTTCAATAATTCACTTTTGTCAAAAGTTTTGATAAGTGCTAATTTACCAACTGGTGTCATTAAACTTCCTCCAATTCCTTGTATGACTCTTGAAACAACCAAAACAGTTAAATTTGGGGAAAGTGAACACAAAAGAGAACCTAAACTGAATAGAATTAAAGAAATAATAAATACTTTTTTCGTCCCGAATTTATCTGCCAAAAATCCGCTAACAGGCATAAATAAGGCTAATGTCAAAACATAGCTGATAATAGCATTTTGCATATTGAGCGGTGACTCGTTCAAATCTTTTGCAATGGATGGTAGAGAAGTATTGAGAATCGTAGAATCTAGCATTTGCATAAAAATAGCAGTAGCCAATATTAATGGAAGAATTTTTTTGGTGGTTTCTATATTTTCAATCTGTGGTTTCATTACATCAAATTTACAAAAAATAAAACCTGCTAATTTGCAGGTTTTGATAGTTTATACTAATGGTTCTTGTTGGCTTAAACAATGAAAACTGCCTAATCCCCAAATAATTTCTGTGGAATCTATACCTACCACTTTTCTTTCTGGGAAACATTTTTGGATGATTTCTAAAGCTATTTCGTCTTTGCTACATCTATAAGTTGGTACAATAACATGCTTATTCGAGATGTAAAAATTAGCATAAGAAGCTGGCAATCTTTGGTCTTCCCAAATTACAGGATCTGGCATTGGCAACTCAATAATATTTAAAGGAGAGCCATCTAAAAGTTTCATTTCTTGCAATTCTCTGAGGTTGGTTTGCAGGATTTCGTAGTTTTCGTCTTCAGGATTATCTTCTACAACGGTTAAAACAGTGTTTTCATTCACAAAACGAACGGTGTCATCGATGTGTCCATCGGTATCATCACCAATAATTCCGTCACTTACCCAAAGAACTTGCTCTTGTCCGTAATAATTTTTAAGATATTCTTCAATTTCTTCTTTTGAAAGATGAGGATTTCTATTTTCATTCAAAAGACAAGATTTTGATGTCAAAATAGTGCCTTTTCCGTTAAATTCTACGCTTCCACCTTCCATTACGATTCCGGGATAAAAGACAGGAATGTCAAATTCTTTCCCGATTTTTGTAGGAATTACATCATCCAAATCAAACGGAGGATATTTATTTCCCCAAGCGTTATAACCCCAATCTACGATTGCTTTTTCTGGTTCGTTACCATTTTTATTAATCAAAAAAGCGGGACCGTGATCTCTGCACCATGCATCGTTGGTTTCGTGGAAATAGAATTCAATATTTTCGAGATTTGCACCAGCTTGCATGATACAATCCATCACAAATTTTCTCATTTCTTCGTCTTTTACATTAATTCTCACGAATTCGTCTTCGGAAAGAATTTTAATAAATTGACAGTAATAAGGATAAATTTCTTCTAATTTACCTGGCCAAGATTCTTCCTTATGAGGCCAAGAAAGCCAAGTAGCTTCGTGCTCTTCCCATTCTGCCGGAAAAACGTAGCCTTGTGATTTCGGGGTTTTTGTTAGATCAATCATTAGTCTTCGTCAATAAATCTTTTAACAATAGGTTGATAAGAATCTATTCTTCTGTCTCTCAAGAAAGGCCAGTGTTTACGGAAATAATCAGTTTGAGATAAATCTAATTCAGTAACTACTACTTCTTCTTGGTCGTGAGATGCGAGATACAATAATTTACCTTGAGCATTAGCAACGAAACTTCCGCCCCAGAATTTCATAGCACCATCTTGTTCAAAACCAACTCGGTTTACAGAAACTACAGGGACTCCATTTGCAACAGCGTGACTTCTTTGTATGGTTTGCCAAGCGTTATATTGGTCTGCGTTGGTTTCTTCGTCTTGGTCTGTTGCCCAACCAATTGCGGTAGGGTAAAAGAGGATATCAGCTCCCATCAATGCAGTGATTCTAGAAGCTTCTGGATACCACTGATCCCAACAAATTAAAACACCAATTTTCGCAAATTTGGTTTGAAAAACTTTATAACCTAAATCTCCAGGAGTGAAATAGAATTTTTCGTAAAAAGCAGGATCATCCGGAATGTGCATTTTTCTGTATTTCCCAAGATAAGTTCCGTCTGCGTCTAAAATTGCAGTGGTGTTGTGATACAAACCTTGCGCTCTTTTTTCGAAAAGCGAAGCAATAATTACCACGCCTAATTCTTTGGCAACAGCACTCAACGCATCTGTAGAAGGTCCAGGAATGGCTTCTGCTAAATCGAAATTGTCGTAATCTTCTACATCACAAAAATAAAGTGACGTGAAAAGTTCTTGTAAACAAACAATTTGAGCACCTTTTGCAGCAGCTTCTCTTATTTTTTCGATGGCTTTTTGCAGATTTTCGTTTTTATCTTTTACACAGGTCATTTGCACTGTGCCTACTTTTACTTTTGACATTTTTTGGAATTTTTAAATTTCTATTTTGATACAAATTCTATGCAAAAATATGATTTTTTTAATGCTTAATCAAATTATGGTTTTTAGTCTTACAAATTACAAAAAAGCCTGTTCAAATTTTATTGACAGACTTTCTTTTATTGTTTAAACTCATTAATCTCTTTCAATAGGATTGTTGTAATAATTTATTTTTTTTAGCAATCTTTCTTTGTATTCTTTGATAAAAGTTGGGT is part of the Cloacibacterium normanense genome and encodes:
- a CDS encoding transketolase, with the translated sequence MSKSIEELKAQATQIRRDILRMVHAVNSGHPGGSLGCVEYFTALYGKVMNYKLPFSMEGKGEDHFYLSNGHISPVFYSTLARNGFFPISELSTFRKLNSRLQGHPTTHEHLEGIRMSSGSLGQGLSVGIGVALAKKLDGDSSLVYTLHGDGELQEGQIWEALMFAAAKKVDNLISTIDYNGRQIDGDTDDVLSLGDLNAKLRAFGWEVLEEKNGNDLEAVIAVLEHAKSKTGNGKPVAIILHTEMGQGVDFMMGSHSWHGKAPNDAQLESALSQLYVETEADY
- a CDS encoding sodium:solute symporter; translated protein: MNPVFVGVILSVYFLALLGVSYYTSRNANNQTFFIGNKNSNWLLVAFGMIGTSLSGVTFVSVPGTVGTGGFTYFQVVLGYFLGYFVVAFVLLPLYYKLKLTSIYTYLNERFGFNSYQTGAIFFIISRTLGATARLYLVINILDLLIFHNDITKATDISWSFVAISVAILLMILAYTFKGGVKTIVWTDTLQTVFMLGALLITVGYILTKMNLGIGETWTQFQGLGYDNMFVLDINSKDFFLKSILGGMFITISMTGLDQEMMQKNISIEKLGNSQKNMFTFSVVMVIVNFIFLFMGGLLYMYAAQIGVDAKGDDLYPILAFQKMSPIIGVVFIIGLISALFPSADGAITALTSSFCIDILGINRNQKSEVENSKTRKIVHLTFTLIFLILVIIFKVINDKSIIGLILKIAGYTYGPLLGLFAFGILTKHQIKDKLTLWVCLAAPIITYALSTYLEKAEYAYQIGIEVLIINGIITFLGLWLIRKK
- a CDS encoding MFS transporter; the encoded protein is MKPQIENIETTKKILPLILATAIFMQMLDSTILNTSLPSIAKDLNESPLNMQNAIISYVLTLALFMPVSGFLADKFGTKKVFIISLILFSLGSLLCSLSPNLTVLVVSRVIQGIGGSLMTPVGKLALIKTFDKSELLKAMNFAIIPALIGPVLGPLIGGYMVDYLSWHWIFLMNLPIGILGIVLSVKYMPNYFSKIIDFDFKGFLFFAAASLLLSISLEWMGNAKNITPVLLVFLMGFIFIYLYYRHAKKEENPIFPLELFMVRTFRVGFLGNLATRLGISSIPLLIPLMIQIAYGQSAVVSGWIVAPMAITAMFGKSAVIKILNRFGYRKTLMFNTFLIGTLICLMAIPGINTSIYWFIPLILVLGFFNSIQFTSMNTISISDLRDSHTSSGNSLISVNQQIAIGFGIAFGLIILKLFEGDTQLIKGNIHNAFRYTFLVMGILTILSGFVFRRLHFRDGDNMKS
- a CDS encoding agmatine deiminase family protein, translated to MIDLTKTPKSQGYVFPAEWEEHEATWLSWPHKEESWPGKLEEIYPYYCQFIKILSEDEFVRINVKDEEMRKFVMDCIMQAGANLENIEFYFHETNDAWCRDHGPAFLINKNGNEPEKAIVDWGYNAWGNKYPPFDLDDVIPTKIGKEFDIPVFYPGIVMEGGSVEFNGKGTILTSKSCLLNENRNPHLSKEEIEEYLKNYYGQEQVLWVSDGIIGDDTDGHIDDTVRFVNENTVLTVVEDNPEDENYEILQTNLRELQEMKLLDGSPLNIIELPMPDPVIWEDQRLPASYANFYISNKHVIVPTYRCSKDEIALEIIQKCFPERKVVGIDSTEIIWGLGSFHCLSQQEPLV
- a CDS encoding carbon-nitrogen hydrolase produces the protein MSKVKVGTVQMTCVKDKNENLQKAIEKIREAAAKGAQIVCLQELFTSLYFCDVEDYDNFDLAEAIPGPSTDALSAVAKELGVVIIASLFEKRAQGLYHNTTAILDADGTYLGKYRKMHIPDDPAFYEKFYFTPGDLGYKVFQTKFAKIGVLICWDQWYPEASRITALMGADILFYPTAIGWATDQDEETNADQYNAWQTIQRSHAVANGVPVVSVNRVGFEQDGAMKFWGGSFVANAQGKLLYLASHDQEEVVVTELDLSQTDYFRKHWPFLRDRRIDSYQPIVKRFIDED